Genomic DNA from Archangium lipolyticum:
GCGGGTCGAAGACCCGGCCGGGCACGAACGTGAGCGTGCTGGCGCGGCTGGGCAGGGTGTACGATTCGCCCATCCGCACCGGCTCGGGGTGTCCATCCGCGTAGGGCTCCGCGAGCCGGGTGGCATCCTTGACGCCGAAGCCCGTGTCCGACATGCCAAGAGACCGGGTGACGAGGTGTTCGACCACTTCGGGCAACGGAGCGCCACCCGCACGAGCGATGACGGCTCCCAGGACATCGGTGGCAACGGAATAGCCCCAGCTCGTTCCGGGCGGGTATGACAGTGGCGCCGACGCGATCCGCCGGAGGTTCTCCTCCATGGAGAGCCCGGGCTCGTCGAGTCCGTTGGACACCCTGGCACGGTGATACGGCCCGTGCTCCGGCTCCCTGAAGGCGTAGGTCAGGCCCGCGGTATGGGTCAGGAGCTGGCGCACGGTGATGACGGGTTCGCGGCCATCCTCCAGCTTCGGACGGAAGTCCGGGAGCCACTTCGTGACCGGCTCCTCGAGCTGGAGCTGGTGCCGTTCGATGAGTGCCAGGGCGGCGACGGACACGATCGCCTTGGTGACGGAGGCCAACCGGAACAGCTCGTTCTCCCGCATGGGCCGGTCCGCCTCACGATCGGCGAAGCCGGCGGCGCGCCGGTAGACGACCTGGCCGTCCCGCGCGACGAGAACGACGGTTCCAACGATCCGCTTCTCCGCGAGTGCACGGTCGATGACCTGGTCCACGAGGACGAATGACATCGGAGTTCTCCTGGTATGTAGGGCGGCCCATACGGAAATGGGTTATCGCACCCTTTGTTCACCCTCAATATGAGGGTCAATCCCCACCGTGGCAGCCAACGATTCCAGAGAGCCCCCATACGAAAACGTATAGAATGCCCGCCGGGGCAGGGGAGGTCGAATCACCCATGGATTGGGATGACTTGAGGATCGTGCTCGCCGTGACCCGGCATGGCTCCCTGAGCGCGGCCGCGCGGGCCTTGGGGACGACCCAGCCGACCGTCAGCCGCCGGCTCGATGGTTTCGAGCGCCGCATCGGCGTCAAGTTGTTCGAGCGCGGAGCGAATGGGCTCTCTCCAACCCCGCTCTGCGCGGCCCTCGTCGAAGGGCTCGACCGCATGGAGGAGGGCTCCCTGGCCGTCGAGCGTAGGATCGCCGCGCGCGATTCGGGCCTGCAGGGGGAGATCACCGTCACCAGCATCGGTTGGTTCGGGGACTATGTGGTGGCACCGCTCCTGGCGAAGTTTGGCGGGCAGCACAAGCTGGTGACCCTCGAGCTCATCAACGAAGCGCGCCGCTTCAATCTGTCCCGCCGCGATGCGGATGTCGCCTTCCGCTTCGGGTCGTTCGAACAGGAGGACCTCGTCGAGCGCAAGGTCGCCGATGTGGCGTATGGCCTCTACGCCTCGGCCGGGTATTTGAAGAAACACGGCCCTCCGGACTTCTCGACGGGTTGCGCCGGCCATGCGGTCGTCACCCTTCAGGCAGGGCCCGACTGGGCACCGGGCCGGTGGCTGCGGGCGCTCGCGCCCGAGGCCCGGGCGATTCTGCGAACGAACAGCGTCCGATCGCAGCTCGCGGTCGTCGAAGCAGGCGAAGCGTTCGCGTCCTTGCCTCGCGCGTTGGTGGACCGCAGGCCCATGCTCCAGCGCCTCGAAACGCCTCGGCCTGGACCGGTCATGCCGGTCCGGTTGGGGGTCCACGCCGATCTCCGGGAGACACCCCGGATCCGTGCCTTCATCGACTTCGCCGTGCGCGAGCTGGAACTGCGTTCCGCCGAGCTGAACCCGGTCTGATTCGCCTCGCACCGCGGGCTCACTCCCCCCGGGACGCCTTGTCCTCGCGCCACCAGTGGCTCATCCGCTCGTGGATCTCCGCCTCGTGGCCCTCCTTGCTGGGTCGGTAGAAGATGGAGCGCTCCAGCGGCTCGGGCAGGTACGTTTGCCCGGGCGCGTAGTGGTCCTTGTAGTTCCACGGCGGCTGGTAGCCCTGCTTGTACCCCAGCTCCTTCATGAGCTCGGTGGGGGCGTTGCGCAGGTGGAGCGGTGGGGCCGCGTTGGGGTGGGCTTCCACCGCGGCCAGCGCCGCATCCATGGCCTGATAGGCCCGGTTGCTCTTCTTCGCCGTGGCCAGGGTGAGGGTGGCATGGGCGACGAAGATGCGCCCCTCCGGCATTCCCACGGAGTAGTAGCTCTCCTCGCACGAGCGTACGATGTTGATGGCCTCGGGCATCGCCAGCCCCACGTCCTCCACGGCGATCACCTTGAGCCGGCGCCACAGCGCCACGTCATCCCCCGCCTGGAGCAGCCTCGCCGCCCAGAAGATGGCCCCCTGGGCGTTGGACCCCCTGCACGACTTCTGGAGGGCGCTCAGGAGGTCGAAGTGCTGATCCCCATCCTTGTCGTGCCTCGACAGGCGTGTGCCGATCCCCTGGACGGCGATCTCCCGTGTGATCTCCGCGCCATCGGCGGTGAGCTGGGCCGCCAGCTCCAGCGCCCCCAGCGCCTTGCGCACGTCGCCCCCGCTTCCCTCCGCCAGCACGGTGAGCGCCTCGTCGCTCGCCGTCAGCCGCCGGGCGCCGAGCCCCCGCTTCTCATCGGTGAGCGCACGCGAGAGCGCGGTCCGGATGTCCGCGGGGGTGAGCTCGCGCAGCTGGAAGACGCGGCACCTGCTGATGAGGGCGGGCCTCACCTCGAAGCTGACGTTCTCGGTCGTCGCCCCGAGGAGGAGCAGAAGACCGCTCTCGACGTGGGGCAGGGCCTGCTCCTGGACGTTCTTCGCCCAGCGGTGGATCTCATCCACGAAGACGACCGTCCGCCGGTGGTACTGGTTGCGCAGGCGCTCGGCCTCGGCCACCACCTCCCGGATGCGGGGGATGCCATCGGACACCGCCGAGAGGATGACGAACTCCGCGTCGACGCCCGCCGCCAGCATGCGCGCGAGCGTGGTCTTCCCCACGCCCGGAGGTCCCCAGAACAGGGAGGAGACGAGCGCCTTGCGCTCGATGAGCTGGCGCAAGGGGGCGCCAGGGCCGAGCAGGTGGGACTGCCCGATGAACTCATCGGGTGTGCGCGGGCGCATACGCTCGGCGAGCGGCGCGAAGCGGTTCACATCGACGGAAGCGGCGAACAGGTCGGGTCCTGCGGTCATCGGGAGAGCGTCTCTGCTTCGGCCAGGAGCCAGCCACGGACGCGTTGCGCCGGGACGGTGCCGGACCAGGAGGAAGAACCGGCGGCACCCTAACAAACCAGGGGGCGCCGCGCAGCGCCCTCACGGGCCGTGAGGCCCGGCTCGACCAGGGCTCAAGGCTAGACCTCCTCGTCGGGCAGAAGCGTGAGCAGCAACTCGTCGTCGGGCCCCATGGGGCGCCAGCCGGGGGGCGGTGGCGCGGCGAGGAGCGCGTCGCCAGCCCTCCTTACGCGCTCCTCATGGGTTGTTGGGGTATAGGCAGTCCACGTGCCGAGCGCCAAGGCAACCTCTCCACGATTTTCATCGTCCAGAACGGCCGGCCAGCCGTTCGGGAGACTCTCGGACAGTTCGCGCACGAGCACGTCGCGCACAAAGCGCGTGACCCGTTTGCTCTGCTCGGCCTCAGCGAGCAACCCGCTCAACACCTGCACGGCGGCAACGTCGTCATTGCCCAGTTCCTCGGCCAGCAAATACAAAGGGACGGCAGGGCGCGCCTCGGCGAAGGCGGTGAGCGAATCATAGCCGCGCTCGCGGACCCGCTCATACAGGCGCGCCTTCACGTTGCCCTGCCAGGCACGTCCGCCGCTCATGGTCCTCTGGGAGCCATCAGGCGGTGCTGACGAATCAAGTAAAGGGCGCCGTTCAAGCTTCCTCATCAGGCAAAAGCGTGAGCAGCAACTCGTCGTCGGGTCCAAGGGGGCGCCAACCGGGGGGCGGTGGCGTGGCGAGGAGCGCGTCGCCAACCCTCCTCACACGCTCCTCATGGGTTGTTGGGGTAAAGGAACTCCACAACCCGAGTGCTTTGGCGACCTTGAAACGGTTTGCGTCGTCAAGGACAGCCGGCCAGCCGTTTGGGAGACACGCGCACAGTTCTCGCACGAGTTGTCCGCGCACCAGGCGTGTGACCTGATGGTTCCGCTCCGCTTCAGCCACCAGTCCACTGAATACCTGCACGCCGGCGACATCGTCCGGACCAAGCTCCTCGGCCAGTGTCACCAGCGAAGCGGTAGGGCGCGCCTCGGCGAAGGCGGTGAGCGAATCGTAGCCGCGCTCGCGAACCCGCTCGTACAAACGGACTTTCCAATTGCCCTCCCAGGAACGGTCCTCGCTCATTGTCCACCCCAGGGCGTGAAATTCATCGGGATCTTGTACACCTTCATACGCTCCGCGACGATGTCCAGCACCTCGTTCCGCGTCAACAGTCGACCTAGCCTGAGCTCAGCGTCCTGGAGCGCCTTCATGATCATCCGGTTCCATTCACCCGGCCATGTGCGTCCCAGCTTCCAGTTCCCACCGCCGTGAATGGCCTCGTGGTGCGCCCGCTCCAGCTTGACGCAGAACTGGTCAACGTCCATCTCGCCGGTGAAGCCTCGCTTCTCGAACCACTCGCGGAACTCCTTGGGCAGGACGTGGTGCCGCGGTGGCTCGGACATGCCAGCCCCTGCTTTACCCGTCTCGTGCATGGCCCTCACCTTGGGCCCATCTCCAAGCGCCTCGCGCACACCCCGCGGCAGTTCGCCGTGTGCCCGCGCCAGCATCGCCTGTCCTGCCTGAATCCGCACGGCGGCGCTGACGACGGGCAGAGAGAGGACGCCCGCGCGCACCAGGTGGCGCACCAGTTCCACCCACTCGGCGGACACGACGATCCGCGTGCCCATCATCACGCCGTCGCCGCCTACCGCCAGGCCGATGCCAACCAGGGTGGGAGCGGATGGATGCATCGAGGGTAGCGAGAGCCTCATCGTCGACAGCATGGTGACGGTCTCGATGGCTTCCTTGAGCAGCAGCACCTTCTGGAGGTTCTCCGCCGCCACGCGCATTCTCTCCACGGTGGCCGCGAATTCGCTCGTGAGATGGCCTACCAGCGGGGGCACGTCTTGTGCCGCGGCCTCCACCTGTCCGTGCTCCCGAGAGGAGAGCGCTGTCATGGTGGGCTCGAGCATCTCCTGCCTGCGCCACATGTCCGCGAAGAGCGTCTCCACGGGGTGGAGCTGTTGCCTGAGCGCGACGTCGGCGAGGTTGAGGAAGTCGAGCCAGACGGCGAGTAGGAGCGAGCCCACCATGGCGGCTTCCAGTCGCGGGCCGGCCACGCGCAACAGGGCGAGCTGCATGTCCGGGTCCTCCACCTCCGAAGCAGCGTTGGCCAGCCGGGTGGCGGCGGCGAGCTGGGCCTCCATCCACCGCAGTTGCGTGACGCCGTAGTCGGCGTAGCGGAGGAAGACACCGTTGCCGCTGGCGAGGCCCCGGCTACTGGCCTTGAGCCGGGCGAGCTCGCCGGAAATGCGGCGGGTGGAGCCGGACACTTCGCGAAGGGCACCGCGAAACGCCAACTGGGCCGAGACGGCCCTCTGCCGCGTCTCCCGTTCAGCGCTGTCCGACTGGGAGAGCAGCAGCAACACCAGCAGCGTGGCCGTCATCAGCGCCTCCGATGGGGACTTCCACTGTAGCTGGCACCTCTGACGCGTCCGGAGGTAGGCTCCGGGAGCCGTGACCGAACGAGCCTCCATCCTGGTCGTCGATGATGATCCGCACCTGCGCGAGGTGGTGGGCTTCGCGCTCGGGCAGGCGGGCTTCCATGTGGAGCAGGCCTCCAACGGGCGCGCGGGGCTGGAGCAGGTGCGCCGCTCCGTGCCCGCGTTGATCGTCCTGGACATCATGATGCCCGAGATGGACGGGCTGGAGATGTGCCGCGAGGTACGCCGCTCCCACGAGATCCCCATCGTGTTCCTCTCCTCGCGAGACGATGAGGTGGACCGCATCCTGGGTCTGGAACTGGGTGGCGACGACTACCTCACCAAGCCGTTCAGCCCGCGCGAGCTGGTCGCACGCGTCAAGGCCGTGCTGCGGCGCGCCCGTGCTCCCGCGAGCCCCGTCGCCCCCGCATCCGCGTCCCAGGTGTTGCGGCGTGGACCCCTGCGGTTGGATCTCGACCTGTGGCGCGCCTACTGGAACGAGCGCGAGGTGGTGCTCACGGTCACCGAGTTCCACCTGCTCGCCGCGCTCCTCCGCGCCCCCGGCAAGGCCTTCACCCGGGACGAGCTGATGACGCGCGTCTACGAGGACGTCGTGGTGAGTGATCGCACCATCGACAGCCACGTGCGTCACATCCGGCAGAAGTTCGCCGCCGCTGGAGGCGAAGTCATCCAGACGGTCCATGGTCTTGGCTACCGGCTCGCCATCCCCTGAACGCAAGCGCGCCCGCCCGCGCCTGTGGATGGTCTTCGCGGCGGTGGGCCTCGGCGCCCCCATGCTCGCGCTGCTCGGCCTGTCGCTCGTCCGCGTCTACGACGATCAGCTCATCCGCCAGACGGAGACCGAGCTCATCGCCCAGGGCGTCGTGGTGACCGAGGTGTACCGCGAGCTGCTGCGCGAACAGGTGGGGACCGAGCCCTACGGCGTGGGCCGCCTCGCTCCCTGGCCCTTCCCGGGCCCCAGTGGTTCGCACCTGCGGCCCATCCTCCCGTCGCTCCGGGCCTCGTCCAAGGTGCTCCCCGCCGTGGAGGAGCCTCCGCTCTCCGCCATCCCCGCCGAGCCCCGCGCGCTTCACGCGGGCGAGCGGCTCTCACCGCTGCTCATCCAGGTGGCGCGCTCCACCCTGGCCGGCATCCGCGTGGTGGACACCCAGGGCGTGGTGGTGGCCAGCAGCTCCTCGGGTCTGGGGACCTCGCTGGTGGCCCGCGAGGAGGTGCAGCGCGCCCTGCGCGGAGAGCACGGCGGCGTGCTGCGCCGGCGCCTCGCGGACCCCGAGGACGCTCCGCTCGCGTCCCTCAGCCGTGACACCGGCGTCCGGGTGACCGTGGTGCTGCCCATCCTCGAGGGAGAGCGTGTCTGGGGCGCGGTGGTCCTCTCCCGCACGCCCATGACGTTCGCCAAGGCGGTCTACGCCGACCGCTGGAACCTCACCGCCACCGCGCTGGTGCTGGTGGCCGTGGTGGCGCTGATGTCGCTGGCCGCGGCCACGTTGGTGGTACGACCGGTGAGGGCCCTCGTCCGGCAGACGCGGGCCATCGCCACCAGCGCCCCCGAGGGCTTCGTCCCCGTGTCGCGCCCGGTGGTGGAGGAGCTCGCCGAGCTCTCCGAGTCCCTGGCCGGCATGGCCACCGCGCTGAGGGACCGCAATCAGTACATCCGTTCGTTCGCGGCCAACGTGTCGCACGAGTTCAAGACGCCGCTCGCCTCCATCCAGGGCGCGGTGGAGCTGCTGCGCGACAGCGCCGATGCCATGTCTCCCGCGCAGCGCGAGCGCTTCCTCTCCAACATCGACGCGGACGCCCGGCGCCTCACGCGGCTGGTGCAGCGGTTGCTGGAGCTGGCCCGCGCGGACTCGCTGGTGGCCCGTCCCGCGAGCACCGGGTTGGCTCCGTTGCTGGCCTCGCTCGCGGAGCGCGCCCGGGCCCAGGGTCTCTCCGTGGAGGTGGGCACCGTCCCCTCGGGGCTCCGGCTGGGCCTGCCCGCCGAGGTGCTGGAGGACATCGTCTGGCAGCTCATCACCAACGCCTCGCAGCATGGCGGAGAAGGTGTGTGTGTGTGGCTGGAGGCGGATGCGGTGGGCGAGGGGAGGGCGCGGGTTCTGGTGCGGGACGATGGGAAGGGCATCTCCGAGTCCAACCGGGCGCGCGTCTTCGATGCCTTCTTCACCACGGCGAGGGAGCGGGGAGGAACGGGGCTCGGCCTGACCATCGCCCAGTCGATGCTGCGCGCCTTCGGGGCGAGCCTGGAGTTGTTGCCACCACAAGGGAAGGGGGCCGCCTTCGCCGTGGTGGCGGCCGGCGGCACGGGGGGCTACCCAGGAGCATCGGCACAGGGTGAAATGGGACGGTCGTCCATCCCTCACCCCTCGCCGCCACCATGATCAACACCACCAGCCCGACCCCTCCGCGCTACGACTTCTTCACCCCGGAGGTGGTCCGCGACGCCCACCCGCTGCTGACCCGGATCCGCTCCGAGGACCCGGTGCACTTCAGCCCCCAGCTCGGCGGCTGGCTGCTCACCCGCCATTCCGATGTCGTCGCGGCGCTCAAGGATCCCCGCTTCATCCAGGC
This window encodes:
- a CDS encoding NUDIX hydrolase; the protein is MSGGRAWQGNVKARLYERVRERGYDSLTAFAEARPAVPLYLLAEELGNDDVAAVQVLSGLLAEAEQSKRVTRFVRDVLVRELSESLPNGWPAVLDDENRGEVALALGTWTAYTPTTHEERVRRAGDALLAAPPPPGWRPMGPDDELLLTLLPDEEV
- a CDS encoding serine hydrolase domain-containing protein, whose protein sequence is MSFVLVDQVIDRALAEKRIVGTVVLVARDGQVVYRRAAGFADREADRPMRENELFRLASVTKAIVSVAALALIERHQLQLEEPVTKWLPDFRPKLEDGREPVITVRQLLTHTAGLTYAFREPEHGPYHRARVSNGLDEPGLSMEENLRRIASAPLSYPPGTSWGYSVATDVLGAVIARAGGAPLPEVVEHLVTRSLGMSDTGFGVKDATRLAEPYADGHPEPVRMGESYTLPSRASTLTFVPGRVFDPRSFPSGGGGMVGSAGDILKFLETLRTGGAPVLAAASVEQLTTVHVGPEAESWGPGWGFGLGVGILVDPVKARSPQSAGTWQWGGGYGHTWFVDPKHRLTAVAFTNTATEGAFGTFPIAVRDAIYYGSRA
- a CDS encoding response regulator transcription factor encodes the protein MTERASILVVDDDPHLREVVGFALGQAGFHVEQASNGRAGLEQVRRSVPALIVLDIMMPEMDGLEMCREVRRSHEIPIVFLSSRDDEVDRILGLELGGDDYLTKPFSPRELVARVKAVLRRARAPASPVAPASASQVLRRGPLRLDLDLWRAYWNEREVVLTVTEFHLLAALLRAPGKAFTRDELMTRVYEDVVVSDRTIDSHVRHIRQKFAAAGGEVIQTVHGLGYRLAIP
- a CDS encoding replication-associated recombination protein A, which encodes MTAGPDLFAASVDVNRFAPLAERMRPRTPDEFIGQSHLLGPGAPLRQLIERKALVSSLFWGPPGVGKTTLARMLAAGVDAEFVILSAVSDGIPRIREVVAEAERLRNQYHRRTVVFVDEIHRWAKNVQEQALPHVESGLLLLLGATTENVSFEVRPALISRCRVFQLRELTPADIRTALSRALTDEKRGLGARRLTASDEALTVLAEGSGGDVRKALGALELAAQLTADGAEITREIAVQGIGTRLSRHDKDGDQHFDLLSALQKSCRGSNAQGAIFWAARLLQAGDDVALWRRLKVIAVEDVGLAMPEAINIVRSCEESYYSVGMPEGRIFVAHATLTLATAKKSNRAYQAMDAALAAVEAHPNAAPPLHLRNAPTELMKELGYKQGYQPPWNYKDHYAPGQTYLPEPLERSIFYRPSKEGHEAEIHERMSHWWREDKASRGE
- a CDS encoding LysR family transcriptional regulator is translated as MDWDDLRIVLAVTRHGSLSAAARALGTTQPTVSRRLDGFERRIGVKLFERGANGLSPTPLCAALVEGLDRMEEGSLAVERRIAARDSGLQGEITVTSIGWFGDYVVAPLLAKFGGQHKLVTLELINEARRFNLSRRDADVAFRFGSFEQEDLVERKVADVAYGLYASAGYLKKHGPPDFSTGCAGHAVVTLQAGPDWAPGRWLRALAPEARAILRTNSVRSQLAVVEAGEAFASLPRALVDRRPMLQRLETPRPGPVMPVRLGVHADLRETPRIRAFIDFAVRELELRSAELNPV
- a CDS encoding sensor histidine kinase; the protein is MVLATGSPSPERKRARPRLWMVFAAVGLGAPMLALLGLSLVRVYDDQLIRQTETELIAQGVVVTEVYRELLREQVGTEPYGVGRLAPWPFPGPSGSHLRPILPSLRASSKVLPAVEEPPLSAIPAEPRALHAGERLSPLLIQVARSTLAGIRVVDTQGVVVASSSSGLGTSLVAREEVQRALRGEHGGVLRRRLADPEDAPLASLSRDTGVRVTVVLPILEGERVWGAVVLSRTPMTFAKAVYADRWNLTATALVLVAVVALMSLAAATLVVRPVRALVRQTRAIATSAPEGFVPVSRPVVEELAELSESLAGMATALRDRNQYIRSFAANVSHEFKTPLASIQGAVELLRDSADAMSPAQRERFLSNIDADARRLTRLVQRLLELARADSLVARPASTGLAPLLASLAERARAQGLSVEVGTVPSGLRLGLPAEVLEDIVWQLITNASQHGGEGVCVWLEADAVGEGRARVLVRDDGKGISESNRARVFDAFFTTARERGGTGLGLTIAQSMLRAFGASLELLPPQGKGAAFAVVAAGGTGGYPGASAQGEMGRSSIPHPSPPP
- a CDS encoding TIGR02269 family lipoprotein, with protein sequence MTATLLVLLLLSQSDSAERETRQRAVSAQLAFRGALREVSGSTRRISGELARLKASSRGLASGNGVFLRYADYGVTQLRWMEAQLAAATRLANAASEVEDPDMQLALLRVAGPRLEAAMVGSLLLAVWLDFLNLADVALRQQLHPVETLFADMWRRQEMLEPTMTALSSREHGQVEAAAQDVPPLVGHLTSEFAATVERMRVAAENLQKVLLLKEAIETVTMLSTMRLSLPSMHPSAPTLVGIGLAVGGDGVMMGTRIVVSAEWVELVRHLVRAGVLSLPVVSAAVRIQAGQAMLARAHGELPRGVREALGDGPKVRAMHETGKAGAGMSEPPRHHVLPKEFREWFEKRGFTGEMDVDQFCVKLERAHHEAIHGGGNWKLGRTWPGEWNRMIMKALQDAELRLGRLLTRNEVLDIVAERMKVYKIPMNFTPWGGQ
- a CDS encoding NUDIX hydrolase, producing MSEDRSWEGNWKVRLYERVRERGYDSLTAFAEARPTASLVTLAEELGPDDVAGVQVFSGLVAEAERNHQVTRLVRGQLVRELCACLPNGWPAVLDDANRFKVAKALGLWSSFTPTTHEERVRRVGDALLATPPPPGWRPLGPDDELLLTLLPDEEA